A segment of the Myxococcales bacterium genome:
AGGGATGCCGAGGGCAAAGTTGCAGCCCGACCAATTTAACGTTAATTTTCAGTTAGTTAGACTGAAGAGTCACCTGCAACCGCATCCGCAGCCATGCCCGGACTTGCAGGAGGCCCGATCCTCGCTGGCTTTTATCTAATACGTTTTAGCTTCGTATTCAAAAGTGTTGTCCGCTATCTATGATCGGATTGGTGGAGGCTTTCATTGTTTCTGAAAAAGAAACGTATGTGTAGGATCACGCAATTACGCCAACTTTTTACATGCTCCTTTATGATTTTTATTCATAATTTTCAGATGACGGCGTGCCGTCACGCCGACGCCCCGATATCCCCTCAAATGTCCCGAAATTCCACCCACCAGAGGTGTCTACGTTCCCCTCGTATAAGTTAGAACGAGAAAAGCTGTAATATCGATGATTACAGCCTTTGTCCCGCAATGCTCGCCGAATTCCGGGCTCTCGGAATTATAAGGCTACCGCCATAGGTTAGACCACCGCCATAGGTTAGACCACCGTCCCGACCACGTTCTACCGACGTGCCATAATTTGACGCGTCGCCTTCCTGTATAGTCGGCAACATATTTGTCAGGAAACATGGCTTCGCATCTTTTGGCAAAAGACTCGCTCGTAATTCCAAACATCCCTTTTGCAGCATATTCCTCACACTTGGCCTCGGTTTTTCCCACATGATCTTCTTCGTGCCTCGATATTATTTCACTTAGATCCACCTTATCTCTCCTTTCGCTTTATGCCGATACCATAACGTTTCCCGCTGTTCCTGCCTATAAGTTAGTCTTGAATAACTTATTTCATCAAAAAACTTCCTGTCAATCCATAATCCCGAGGACACTGACCATACCCCTTTCTCTGTACCAGTTTTTTGATAGAACATCCTTGATCGCTGTGATCTCAAGCGCCTGATCCGTCACGATTTGCTTTAAACGCCTGTTTTCATCCTCTAGGCACTTGAGACGCTTTGCCTCTGATATATCCATTCCGCCGTATTTACGATGCCAGTATCGAATACTATTTTCACTAACTCCGTGCTTTCGGGATAATTCCCCGGCTTTGATCCCTGTCTCCAGTTCCTTCAATATCCCGATTTCTTGCTCCTCCGAAAATCTAATTATATCAATGTATTAGGTGTAACGTTTTGTATGGGTTTGCCATCAAACGCAACATCGGGGCTGAGCCATGCCGATATGTAGGCGGAAGGTCCTCCTGCGCGTTTTTTTAATGCAGACCTTGGGGGCAGTGATGTTGTCAGCTGGCGAAATCCAATCGGTGAAAGAGCGACCGCTATCGATCGATTCCGGCATATGCGCCGACGATCCGTTCCTATCTGCTTCAGAGATGTCGCCATTCGCTGCTGTACCTGATCAGAGCATTTTACAGGATAGTTCCTCAGGGTGTTCATACACATCATGGGCCCCGTCATTTCTGGACGCGAATCCCCTTTCCATTTCGCGCTTCGGCTGTAAAGCCACGCCAGCTCCGCAGTCCTCAGAGGAAGATCTTTCCCTAGACGACAAGCGTGACTTAAGCCTCGCTCGAGCTATGCTCCGCGGCACATCCCTTTTTCTGGCAGGTGTGGATGTTTCCTCGAGCGACGAGCTTGCGGTAGCGGTAGATGTGCTGCGCGACTCGATTCAGGACATCGAGGCTTCGCTCGCAGCGGCCTTATCAACCGGTGATATGCCCCTGCTTCATGATCTTGAAAAGAGGATCTTTGCTGCTGAGGAGGCGGTGTGGCTCCTGAGACGACTCGATTCGATGAAGTTCGAGTATCCATCGAAGTCCG
Coding sequences within it:
- a CDS encoding transposase encodes the protein MKELETGIKAGELSRKHGVSENSIRYWHRKYGGMDISEAKRLKCLEDENRRLKQIVTDQALEITAIKDVLSKNWYRERGMVSVLGIMD